A stretch of the Symmachiella macrocystis genome encodes the following:
- a CDS encoding FmdB family zinc ribbon protein gives MPIFEYACSACQHEFELLVRNGEQVKCPDCGAGKLEKLLSAPAAHATRTAGGLPISNACPPSDAPPCSPGCCRM, from the coding sequence ATGCCGATATTTGAGTACGCCTGCTCGGCCTGTCAGCATGAGTTTGAACTCCTTGTGAGAAACGGCGAACAGGTAAAATGCCCTGATTGTGGTGCTGGCAAGTTGGAGAAGTTGCTCAGCGCTCCAGCGGCACACGCCACCCGCACTGCGGGTGGTTTGCCGATCTCCAACGCTTGTCCCCCGAGCGATGCTCCCCCCTGCAGTCCTGGCTGCTGCCGCATGTAA
- a CDS encoding anti-sigma factor family protein, translated as MSCHDFQHKLALLVGDELEVNEAVAARRHIAQCPVCREALQDLTDSRTIMRVVSETPTEIRGESLWPRLRAQISPATVLQTQRGFPSWLPTATLAAACVALLIFVGSTPMIDGQSEPVSFVDSSFGSHPTPAANASQFGDFRHMHRGGTGAESNMLGVGGSLNFQSPPQQQFQRGPYFEPLNEL; from the coding sequence ATGAGTTGTCATGATTTTCAACATAAGTTGGCCCTGCTGGTCGGCGATGAATTGGAAGTCAACGAGGCGGTCGCCGCCCGTAGACATATCGCTCAGTGTCCCGTTTGCCGTGAGGCATTACAGGATCTCACCGACAGTCGGACGATCATGCGTGTCGTGAGCGAAACTCCCACTGAGATTCGCGGGGAATCCCTGTGGCCACGGTTGCGTGCCCAGATTTCTCCGGCCACCGTTTTGCAGACGCAGCGCGGCTTTCCGAGTTGGCTGCCGACAGCCACGTTGGCGGCAGCTTGCGTGGCGCTCTTGATTTTTGTGGGTTCAACCCCCATGATCGATGGCCAAAGCGAACCTGTCTCGTTTGTCGATTCGAGTTTTGGGTCTCATCCGACCCCAGCTGCCAATGCGTCGCAGTTCGGTGATTTTCGCCACATGCACCGCGGTGGGACTGGTGCCGAATCCAATATGCTCGGCGTGGGAGGTTCCCTTAATTTTCAATCACCGCCACAACAGCAGTTTCAGCGCGGACCTTATTTCGAACCGCTGAACGAACTTTAA
- a CDS encoding RNA polymerase sigma factor, with translation MILMSKNEAGTTDLEESGVTLSDARLVEDVRRGDKDAYGGLVTRYERRLIGVILRFVHDTELSRDLAQETFLRAFERLDQFDPSRRFGPWLFRIGVNLALDYLRRRKRRGWTSLFSESASEKSPDPSTDDPRQEIDLRQEVQHVLEQIPEKYRKVLVLRDLENFSTSEIAAIENRKEATIRWRLAEARTRFQKLWEKRNLDQDVVDTFLGGEEFTDELS, from the coding sequence ATGATTTTAATGTCAAAAAACGAGGCCGGCACAACCGATCTTGAGGAATCCGGGGTTACGCTCAGTGACGCCCGTTTGGTGGAAGATGTGCGCCGTGGCGACAAGGATGCTTACGGCGGGCTGGTGACACGCTACGAACGGCGGCTGATTGGCGTGATTCTGCGGTTCGTGCATGACACGGAGCTATCACGTGACTTGGCTCAGGAAACGTTTCTCCGTGCCTTTGAACGATTGGATCAGTTTGATCCCTCGCGGCGATTTGGTCCCTGGTTGTTTCGCATCGGCGTGAATTTGGCATTGGATTATTTGCGACGCAGAAAACGTCGCGGTTGGACGTCGCTTTTTTCTGAAAGTGCTTCGGAAAAGTCACCCGATCCATCGACCGACGACCCGCGTCAGGAGATTGACCTGCGGCAGGAGGTGCAGCACGTTTTAGAGCAGATTCCGGAGAAATACCGCAAGGTACTGGTTTTACGGGATTTGGAGAACTTCTCTACTTCGGAAATTGCCGCGATTGAAAACCGCAAGGAAGCCACGATTCGTTGGCGATTGGCGGAAGCCCGGACGCGTTTTCAAAAGCTCTGGGAAAAGCGGAATTTGGATCAAGACGTTGTCGATACCTTTTTAGGGGGCGAGGAATTCACCGATGAGTTGTCATGA
- the trmB gene encoding tRNA (guanosine(46)-N7)-methyltransferase TrmB encodes MALAPQIDLRPYFQILADIEGPFDWQDYFGNDHPVEVEVGAGRGLFLFNEGQRRPESNFLGIEINYREGRRAALRVAKRELSNVRFLGGDAKVVLGERIASASVAGVHVYFPDPWWKRRHKPRRVFDTVLVEHVRRILIPGGKLHFWTDVEEYFDVAVKMVDEHPAFGPRTTPPERSPENDMDYHTSFERKKRKLGLPIFRAQWCKLEE; translated from the coding sequence ATGGCTTTAGCACCCCAGATTGACCTTCGTCCGTACTTTCAGATTCTCGCCGATATCGAAGGCCCGTTTGACTGGCAGGACTACTTTGGAAACGACCATCCGGTTGAAGTTGAAGTCGGAGCTGGTCGCGGTTTGTTTCTGTTCAATGAGGGGCAGCGACGTCCCGAGTCAAATTTCTTGGGAATTGAGATTAACTATCGCGAAGGGCGGCGAGCGGCTCTGCGGGTTGCTAAACGCGAGTTGTCCAATGTCCGATTTTTGGGTGGTGATGCGAAAGTTGTGCTGGGTGAGCGTATTGCTTCGGCCAGTGTGGCGGGAGTGCACGTTTATTTTCCGGATCCCTGGTGGAAACGGCGGCACAAGCCGCGCCGTGTATTTGATACTGTGCTGGTGGAGCATGTCCGGCGGATTTTGATTCCGGGAGGCAAGCTGCATTTTTGGACTGATGTCGAAGAATACTTCGATGTGGCAGTGAAAATGGTCGACGAACACCCCGCATTTGGCCCGCGAACGACCCCTCCAGAGCGTTCGCCGGAAAACGACATGGATTACCATACGAGTTTTGAGCGGAAGAAACGGAAGCTGGGTTTGCCGATTTTCCGTGCGCAATGGTGTAAACTAGAAGAGTAG